One genomic segment of Arthrobacter sp. JZ12 includes these proteins:
- a CDS encoding CDP-alcohol phosphatidyltransferase family protein, whose product MIRIIGAGGKPGHIPAELNTFWTLPNIITVIRFCGVPLFVAFVVQKDYAAAVITLVALGSTDWIDGYVARRFGQVSSVGKWLDPLADRTALIVVAVTFVVDGVAPPWLVWTIVIPDAILIVNALILFRGRLRLPVTNIGKIRTALLLVGSPLLLLQRVEGFDQTWLEITANVLLLLGCIGHIIAFYGYFIAAHRKYRLERAA is encoded by the coding sequence GTGATCAGAATTATTGGCGCAGGGGGAAAGCCTGGGCATATTCCTGCCGAACTGAACACTTTCTGGACCCTGCCCAACATCATCACCGTCATCCGGTTCTGCGGAGTTCCGCTCTTCGTGGCGTTCGTGGTGCAAAAGGATTACGCCGCAGCCGTCATCACACTGGTTGCGCTCGGTTCCACCGACTGGATCGACGGCTACGTTGCCCGCCGGTTCGGCCAGGTGTCGTCGGTGGGAAAATGGCTTGATCCCCTTGCCGACCGCACCGCCCTGATCGTGGTTGCGGTGACATTCGTGGTGGACGGCGTTGCACCGCCCTGGCTTGTCTGGACCATCGTCATCCCGGACGCAATCCTCATTGTCAATGCGCTCATTTTGTTCCGGGGCCGGCTGCGCCTGCCTGTCACAAACATCGGCAAGATCCGGACTGCGCTGCTGCTGGTCGGTTCCCCCCTCCTGCTCCTGCAGCGCGTCGAGGGATTTGACCAGACCTGGCTCGAAATAACAGCGAACGTCCTGCTCCTGCTCGGCTGCATAGGCCACATCATCGCGTTCTATGGCTATTTCATTGCTGCCCACCGCAAGTACCGGCTGGAGCGCGCCGCATGA
- a CDS encoding phage holin family protein produces the protein MESSTSTRVERSGGTPSVIGLIRLLLRLTPRQFGDEFSLAREQLKQKGVKAGVAAAFFVVALIFVAFLVVALIVAAIMGLATVMPPWLAALCFAALFLIIAAIAGFMGFSRFKKALPLLPEDAIRGVKYDIGVLKEGRKFNPATLDAPKPKEQKKPKHKDTGEPKPATPSYAELRSRSGRRRDHIAETRDQLDRGLDFKSRFGKTTSRAKDAAARAKSSAAHAKSSALHAREARSSRTRPETAAHAVRHNQTLADRWKPLSVVAASAAAIAVMVRRLVTK, from the coding sequence ATGGAGAGCTCGACCAGCACGCGGGTAGAACGTTCCGGCGGCACCCCGTCGGTGATCGGACTGATCAGACTGCTCCTGCGGCTGACGCCCCGTCAGTTCGGGGACGAGTTCTCACTAGCTCGCGAACAGCTCAAGCAGAAGGGCGTAAAGGCAGGGGTGGCGGCCGCGTTCTTCGTGGTTGCGCTCATTTTCGTCGCGTTCCTGGTCGTCGCGCTTATTGTCGCCGCCATCATGGGCCTGGCCACCGTAATGCCTCCGTGGCTGGCCGCTCTCTGCTTCGCCGCGCTTTTCCTGATCATCGCGGCCATTGCCGGCTTCATGGGGTTCTCCCGGTTCAAGAAGGCGCTGCCGCTGCTCCCTGAGGACGCCATCCGCGGCGTCAAGTACGACATCGGAGTGCTGAAGGAAGGGCGGAAGTTCAATCCCGCCACACTCGACGCGCCGAAGCCGAAGGAACAGAAGAAGCCCAAGCACAAGGACACCGGAGAGCCCAAGCCGGCCACGCCGTCGTACGCCGAGCTCCGCAGCCGCTCCGGACGGCGCCGCGATCACATCGCCGAGACCCGCGACCAGCTTGACCGTGGCCTGGACTTCAAGTCGCGGTTCGGGAAGACCACCTCGCGGGCCAAGGATGCCGCGGCTCGTGCCAAGTCCTCCGCTGCCCATGCCAAGTCCTCCGCGCTGCATGCCCGCGAGGCCCGGAGCTCGCGCACCCGTCCAGAAACCGCCGCCCACGCGGTTCGTCACAACCAGACCCTTGCCGACCGGTGGAAGCCCCTGAGCGTCGTGGCAGCTTCGGCAGCTGCCATTGCCGTAATGGTCCGCCGCCTCGTCACAAAGTAG
- a CDS encoding sugar porter family MFS transporter — MHASRPSSNEAGSAPRPHTGKVIGVSVAAAVGGLLFGFDTAVVNGAVDAIQQDFNLGEAVLGFTVAITLLGCAAGAWFAGELADRLGRKRVMFGAAILFLVNSVGSGFAFSEWDLMFWRLVGGVAIGVASVIAPGYIAEIAPAKWRGGLASIQQLAITIGIFAALLSDAWLADLAGGASGDLWWGLPAWRWMLLVGVVPALVYGVLALTIPESPHYLIRGGRDAEAAHVLSRVTGVRDTSAKLGEIRATLRTEDRTTLRDLRGPALGIQPILWVGMAIAALQQLVGINAIFYYSTTLWQSVGFSESDSFTTSVITSVINVAMTFVAIFFVDRIGRRKLLLVGSAGMFVGLLAATLSFAQASGSGEDVSLPGIWGPVALIGANLFVIFFAATWGPVMWVTLGEMFPNKIRSIALGVATMVNWIFNFLVTLAFPWVSENLGVWIMYAVFTVFAVVSFWFVRTRLEEYAGRELEDRDELVTS, encoded by the coding sequence GTGCATGCCAGCCGTCCGAGCAGCAACGAAGCCGGTAGCGCGCCTCGCCCGCACACCGGCAAGGTCATCGGCGTCAGCGTCGCTGCAGCCGTCGGCGGCCTGCTGTTCGGGTTCGACACCGCCGTCGTCAACGGAGCGGTGGATGCCATCCAGCAGGACTTCAACCTCGGCGAAGCGGTGCTCGGGTTCACGGTGGCAATCACGCTCCTGGGCTGTGCGGCCGGGGCCTGGTTTGCAGGTGAACTGGCTGACCGACTGGGCCGCAAGCGGGTGATGTTCGGCGCAGCCATTCTGTTCCTGGTCAATTCCGTCGGTTCAGGGTTCGCATTCAGCGAGTGGGACCTGATGTTCTGGCGGCTTGTCGGCGGTGTGGCGATCGGCGTCGCCTCCGTTATCGCCCCGGGGTACATCGCCGAGATCGCTCCCGCAAAGTGGCGTGGAGGTCTTGCCTCGATTCAGCAGTTGGCCATCACGATCGGCATCTTCGCGGCCCTGCTCTCCGACGCCTGGCTCGCGGACCTCGCCGGCGGCGCTTCGGGCGACCTGTGGTGGGGCTTGCCTGCCTGGCGCTGGATGCTGCTTGTCGGCGTCGTGCCTGCCCTTGTCTACGGAGTGCTGGCTCTGACCATTCCGGAATCACCCCATTACCTGATCCGCGGAGGCCGCGACGCAGAAGCCGCGCACGTTCTCTCCCGGGTGACCGGTGTGCGCGATACCTCGGCCAAGCTGGGCGAGATCCGGGCAACCCTGCGGACCGAAGACAGGACCACGCTCCGCGACCTGCGGGGGCCGGCGCTGGGCATCCAGCCCATCCTCTGGGTCGGAATGGCCATCGCCGCGCTCCAGCAACTCGTGGGAATCAACGCCATCTTCTACTACTCCACAACGCTGTGGCAGTCCGTGGGCTTCAGTGAGAGTGATTCGTTCACGACGTCGGTAATCACGTCCGTGATCAATGTCGCCATGACCTTCGTCGCCATCTTCTTCGTGGACCGCATCGGCCGGCGCAAGCTGCTGCTCGTTGGCTCCGCAGGCATGTTCGTAGGGCTGCTTGCAGCCACCCTCTCCTTCGCGCAGGCCTCCGGGAGCGGCGAGGACGTGAGCCTCCCCGGCATCTGGGGTCCCGTAGCGCTGATCGGGGCGAATTTGTTCGTGATTTTCTTTGCGGCGACATGGGGCCCGGTGATGTGGGTGACACTCGGCGAGATGTTCCCGAACAAGATACGTTCCATCGCGCTGGGGGTCGCCACAATGGTCAACTGGATCTTCAACTTCCTGGTGACGCTGGCCTTCCCCTGGGTCAGCGAGAACCTCGGAGTATGGATCATGTACGCGGTCTTCACCGTATTTGCGGTCGTCTCGTTCTGGTTCGTCCGGACGCGCCTTGAGGAGTACGCCGGACGGGAGCTGGAAGACCGGGACGAACTGGTGACCAGCTGA
- a CDS encoding acyl-CoA dehydrogenase family protein has product MGAPTFDAGNLPYADGDFYAFEQLLDTKERDRLHEVREWLSVEVRPHASRWWNDAVFPSELIPRIADLDIVSPVRRLGYSNLFAGLLHAEFTRADTSIATFMGVHDGLFTGSIEALASPDQQAAWLPDIYSMKKIGAFGLTEPLGGSDVAGGTRTTAERQGDRWILNGAKRWIGNATFSDWVVIYARDVADNQVKAFLVDTSLPGYKATKIENKTALRTVENADIVLEGVEVSDDFKLVGANSFKDANKVLRITRLSVAWQAVGQQLAAFDVARRYAVERQQFGRPLASFQLIQQQLVEMLGNTVSSLGMMVRLAQLADDGGARDEQSALAKAFTTARMRETVALGRSILGGNGIVTDYEMAKIFADAEAVYSYEGTYEINTLVTGRAITGIAAFV; this is encoded by the coding sequence ATGGGTGCACCTACGTTCGATGCCGGCAATCTCCCGTACGCGGACGGCGACTTTTATGCGTTCGAGCAACTGCTCGACACCAAGGAGCGCGACCGACTGCATGAGGTGAGGGAGTGGCTGTCGGTCGAAGTTCGGCCGCATGCCTCGCGCTGGTGGAACGACGCGGTTTTTCCCAGCGAACTGATCCCGCGAATAGCAGATCTGGATATTGTTTCTCCGGTCCGGCGCTTGGGGTACTCCAACCTCTTCGCCGGTCTGCTGCACGCGGAGTTCACCCGTGCGGATACGTCCATCGCTACCTTCATGGGCGTCCACGATGGGTTGTTCACCGGATCCATCGAGGCGCTCGCCTCTCCTGACCAGCAGGCCGCTTGGCTTCCCGACATCTACTCCATGAAGAAGATCGGGGCTTTCGGGCTCACCGAGCCGCTCGGAGGATCCGACGTGGCCGGTGGCACGCGCACCACCGCCGAACGCCAGGGTGATCGCTGGATCCTGAATGGGGCAAAGCGCTGGATCGGCAACGCGACATTCTCAGATTGGGTGGTCATCTACGCCCGCGATGTGGCAGACAACCAGGTCAAGGCCTTCCTCGTGGACACGTCCCTGCCCGGCTACAAGGCGACGAAGATCGAAAACAAGACCGCGCTGCGTACCGTTGAGAACGCGGACATCGTGCTTGAAGGCGTGGAGGTCAGCGACGACTTCAAGCTTGTTGGCGCCAACAGCTTCAAGGATGCCAACAAGGTACTGCGCATCACGCGCCTTTCGGTGGCCTGGCAGGCAGTCGGTCAGCAGTTGGCAGCGTTCGACGTGGCGCGGCGGTATGCGGTGGAGCGCCAGCAGTTCGGGCGGCCTTTGGCCTCCTTCCAGCTCATCCAGCAGCAGCTGGTTGAGATGCTCGGCAATACCGTAAGCTCACTTGGCATGATGGTCCGGCTGGCGCAATTGGCCGACGACGGCGGCGCCCGCGACGAGCAGTCTGCGCTCGCCAAGGCATTTACGACCGCCCGGATGCGGGAGACCGTGGCGCTTGGCCGAAGCATCCTTGGCGGGAACGGAATTGTCACGGATTACGAGATGGCGAAGATCTTCGCTGACGCCGAGGCGGTCTACTCCTATGAGGGCACGTACGAGATCAATACCCTGGTGACCGGGCGGGCCATTACGGGTATCGCTGCGTTCGTCTAG
- a CDS encoding multidrug effflux MFS transporter, which produces MSTITHPGDALTRRQKLIYVFILGTLTALGPFTIDLYLPAFPALQDDLRVTEAAIQLTLTGTIVGFAAGQLLVGPWSDKVGRRLPLIAATSLHVVASVGAAMSTDIGMLMVFRVLQGMGAAGGGVVAMAMIRDLFSGYPLVRMLSYMALVNGMAPIFAPVIGSQLLVIMPWPGIFWFLAAYAFLVILAVSTFIIETLPADRRKASSSTALQRYRAVLTDRVFIGVLLVGGMNFSGLFSYLSSSPFLFQDVYGLDPQGYGVLFAINSLGIVAAVQISSRVLRRVGPQWVLVGSTALMLTMALLIILFDYLGFGFWGTAVPLWFYIMAAGFTFPCVQVLALANHGAQAGTAASLLGATTFGLAGVISPVVGLLGIDSATPMAGVMAACISLGVVFLWTIVRPRTVPAIG; this is translated from the coding sequence TTGAGCACCATCACTCACCCCGGCGACGCCCTCACACGGCGCCAGAAGCTGATCTATGTCTTCATCCTCGGAACGTTGACAGCGCTCGGCCCCTTCACGATCGATCTCTATCTCCCAGCCTTCCCCGCCCTCCAGGACGACCTTCGCGTCACTGAGGCGGCAATCCAGCTCACCCTCACAGGCACCATCGTGGGCTTCGCTGCCGGCCAGCTCCTGGTCGGCCCCTGGAGCGACAAGGTCGGCCGGCGGCTTCCGCTGATCGCCGCAACCAGCCTTCACGTTGTCGCCTCAGTCGGGGCCGCCATGTCGACGGACATCGGCATGCTCATGGTGTTTCGCGTCCTCCAGGGGATGGGTGCTGCAGGTGGCGGCGTCGTCGCAATGGCCATGATTCGCGACCTATTCAGCGGCTACCCGCTGGTTCGGATGCTGTCCTATATGGCGCTGGTCAACGGAATGGCCCCCATCTTCGCCCCGGTCATCGGCTCCCAACTCCTGGTAATCATGCCTTGGCCCGGGATCTTCTGGTTCCTCGCCGCCTACGCCTTCCTGGTGATCCTCGCGGTGTCCACGTTCATCATCGAGACGCTGCCCGCGGACCGGCGTAAGGCTTCCTCCTCGACCGCCCTGCAACGCTACCGCGCAGTCCTGACCGACAGGGTTTTCATCGGCGTCCTGCTGGTCGGCGGCATGAACTTCTCGGGCCTGTTCTCCTACCTGTCGTCGTCGCCGTTCCTGTTCCAGGACGTGTATGGCCTGGATCCGCAGGGCTACGGGGTCCTGTTCGCCATCAACTCACTTGGCATCGTCGCTGCGGTGCAGATCAGCTCACGGGTGCTTCGCAGGGTGGGCCCGCAGTGGGTGCTCGTGGGGTCAACGGCCCTCATGCTCACCATGGCCCTGCTTATCATCCTCTTCGACTACCTGGGCTTCGGCTTCTGGGGCACGGCTGTTCCGCTCTGGTTCTACATCATGGCCGCCGGCTTCACGTTCCCCTGCGTGCAGGTACTGGCCCTTGCCAACCACGGTGCCCAGGCGGGGACGGCAGCGTCCCTGCTAGGTGCAACGACCTTCGGCCTGGCAGGCGTCATCTCCCCCGTCGTGGGCCTGCTCGGCATCGACTCCGCCACCCCGATGGCCGGTGTCATGGCCGCCTGCATCAGCCTGGGCGTGGTGTTCCTCTGGACAATCGTCCGGCCTCGCACCGTGCCCGCGATCGGGTAG
- a CDS encoding glycosyltransferase produces the protein MTDSAARSPLTILIAADTYPPHINGAAQFGYRLAKGMSARGHNVHVLAPHTTKGKSFTEPGGDWTVHRLRSHSVPTHDYWRICFPWEIKREISMLFDRVQPDVVHVQCHYMVGEYTLYEAVKRGIRVVATNHFMPENLNPFLPFPQWFKSIVARNSWRDMGRVMGKADVVTTPTPLAAKAMHEHAFLRKVLPLSNGIDAAAYEPRPGEQIERPDHPIVLFVGRLAEEKHVDVLIDAVAKTPDHLNLHLEIIGGGEVKPALKAQAERLGLGDRVRFLGLVDDEELRLAYLRATVFCQPGTAELQSLVTLEAMSASTPVLLANAMALPHLVENGSNGYLFTPHDSSELSRRLTEIISLPEAERELMGKMSRSMVEKHSIDATLSTFEDLYRGRLHETETV, from the coding sequence GTGACAGATTCGGCAGCACGTTCGCCGCTCACCATCCTGATCGCCGCCGACACTTATCCGCCGCACATCAACGGCGCGGCGCAATTCGGTTACCGGCTTGCCAAGGGCATGAGCGCACGCGGGCATAACGTACACGTTCTCGCTCCGCACACCACCAAGGGCAAGAGCTTCACCGAGCCGGGCGGCGACTGGACAGTGCACCGGCTCCGGTCGCACTCGGTACCCACCCACGACTACTGGCGGATCTGTTTCCCCTGGGAAATCAAGCGTGAGATCAGCATGCTCTTCGATCGCGTGCAGCCGGATGTAGTACACGTGCAGTGCCACTACATGGTGGGCGAATACACCCTGTATGAGGCCGTGAAGCGGGGGATCCGGGTGGTCGCCACCAACCACTTCATGCCGGAGAACCTCAACCCATTCCTGCCCTTCCCGCAGTGGTTCAAGAGCATCGTTGCCAGGAACTCGTGGCGGGACATGGGGAGGGTGATGGGCAAGGCGGATGTCGTCACCACGCCCACGCCTCTGGCAGCCAAGGCAATGCACGAGCACGCGTTCCTTCGCAAGGTGTTGCCGCTGTCCAACGGAATCGATGCCGCAGCCTATGAGCCAAGGCCGGGAGAGCAGATTGAGCGCCCGGACCACCCGATTGTTCTCTTTGTTGGGCGATTGGCGGAAGAGAAGCACGTCGATGTGCTGATCGATGCTGTTGCAAAAACCCCTGACCATCTGAACCTCCACCTGGAGATCATCGGTGGCGGAGAAGTGAAGCCTGCATTGAAGGCACAGGCGGAGCGCCTCGGACTGGGGGACCGGGTCAGGTTCCTCGGACTCGTTGATGACGAGGAGTTGAGGCTGGCGTACCTTCGTGCCACGGTTTTTTGCCAGCCCGGTACAGCCGAGCTTCAGTCGCTCGTGACGCTCGAAGCGATGTCTGCGTCCACTCCAGTGCTCCTCGCCAACGCGATGGCGTTGCCCCATCTAGTGGAGAACGGTTCAAACGGCTATCTCTTCACACCCCATGACAGTTCCGAGCTAAGCCGGCGGCTCACCGAGATCATCTCGCTGCCCGAAGCGGAGCGGGAACTGATGGGCAAGATGAGCCGGTCAATGGTGGAGAAGCACAGCATTGATGCAACGCTGTCAACGTTCGAGGATCTCTATCGCGGCCGGCTGCACGAAACGGAGACCGTCTAA
- a CDS encoding DMT family transporter, protein MAWVAVLLALLGACFLAVGAQRQGSAVRSNTGGLSLNSTGFMRLLRNPRWILGLILLGAGMVCNVIALSLASLTVVQPIGAIALVITTVVNSRDQGVRINRPTVMAISACVAGSALFVLLALNVTRKDHVVLPDQELTAVLLLCIAVAVFGTLAAVFKRRLNAFAYILGAGVLFGFVAVLTKIIATHLLDPNGRFLLNVPIYSVVAIIAAAGLGSWFVQSAYATGPPDLVIAGLTVIDPIVGIAVGIAVLGELQPNVESVIAIAMGVAAIVAIVGVTALSRHHPDVVKRQKEARRR, encoded by the coding sequence ATGGCCTGGGTAGCGGTTCTGCTGGCGCTGCTCGGCGCGTGTTTCCTCGCCGTAGGCGCGCAGCGCCAGGGCAGTGCGGTGCGCTCGAACACCGGCGGGTTATCCCTCAACTCGACAGGCTTCATGCGGTTGCTGCGCAATCCCCGCTGGATCCTCGGACTGATCCTGCTCGGGGCCGGCATGGTGTGCAACGTGATCGCGCTAAGCCTCGCCAGCCTCACTGTGGTGCAGCCCATCGGCGCGATCGCCCTGGTGATCACCACGGTGGTGAACTCCCGAGACCAGGGGGTGCGGATCAACCGACCCACCGTCATGGCCATCTCAGCGTGTGTTGCGGGAAGCGCGCTGTTCGTACTGCTGGCCCTCAACGTAACCCGCAAGGACCACGTTGTGCTGCCCGACCAGGAGCTCACGGCAGTGCTGCTGCTGTGCATCGCCGTTGCGGTATTCGGGACCCTAGCGGCTGTCTTCAAACGCCGCCTGAACGCGTTCGCCTACATTCTCGGCGCCGGCGTGCTGTTCGGCTTCGTTGCGGTTCTCACCAAGATCATCGCCACGCACCTGCTCGATCCGAACGGACGATTCCTTCTGAACGTGCCGATCTACAGCGTGGTCGCAATCATTGCCGCAGCCGGGCTGGGGTCCTGGTTCGTCCAGAGCGCCTACGCCACCGGACCGCCCGACCTGGTCATCGCCGGCCTCACTGTCATCGACCCGATCGTGGGCATCGCCGTCGGTATCGCAGTGCTCGGCGAGCTCCAACCCAATGTCGAATCGGTGATCGCAATTGCCATGGGAGTGGCAGCCATCGTTGCTATTGTGGGGGTAACAGCCCTGTCGCGGCACCATCCAGATGTGGTCAAGCGCCAGAAGGAAGCACGACGGCGCTAA